From a region of the Burkholderia sp. PAMC 26561 genome:
- a CDS encoding protein-L-isoaspartate O-methyltransferase family protein, translating to MTNVEALRAFYARYITAKGACRDPRIQDAFAMVEREKYLGPGPWNAYTLTGYVSTDTSDPAVLYQDILIGLKTDQGINNGEPSLHARCLDAAAISPGETITHIGSGTGYYTALLALLTGEAGRVTAYEINPGLGAHATSNLAHLAHVRVLDESGADAVLPRSDLIYVSAGATHPLNGWIEALNEGGRLIFPLTPNRGLGGMLLVTRVAADSYAAKFICPATFIECIGARDDATGESLVNAFESNTHDAVKSLRRKTPADQSAWFVGDGWWLSTSEPLDAAD from the coding sequence ATGACGAACGTAGAAGCGCTTCGCGCATTTTATGCGCGATATATAACAGCGAAAGGCGCGTGCAGAGACCCGAGAATCCAGGACGCATTTGCGATGGTCGAAAGGGAAAAGTACCTGGGCCCCGGTCCATGGAACGCTTACACGCTGACGGGATACGTCTCGACCGACACGTCCGACCCTGCCGTTCTCTATCAGGACATTCTAATCGGGCTCAAGACCGATCAAGGCATCAACAACGGCGAGCCGAGCCTCCATGCACGCTGTCTGGACGCTGCGGCCATCTCGCCGGGCGAGACCATCACACACATTGGTTCGGGAACCGGCTATTACACGGCACTTCTCGCGCTTCTCACCGGGGAAGCCGGGCGCGTAACCGCTTATGAGATTAACCCGGGGCTCGGTGCGCATGCGACGTCGAACCTTGCTCATCTGGCGCACGTTCGGGTGCTGGATGAAAGCGGAGCTGATGCGGTGCTGCCGCGATCGGATCTGATTTACGTGAGCGCAGGCGCGACGCACCCATTGAATGGCTGGATCGAAGCACTCAATGAAGGCGGCCGTCTGATCTTCCCATTGACGCCGAACCGCGGTCTGGGCGGCATGCTGCTTGTGACACGCGTCGCCGCAGACTCATACGCGGCAAAGTTCATTTGCCCGGCGACGTTCATCGAATGCATCGGCGCTCGCGATGATGCGACCGGGGAATCTTTGGTCAATGCGTTCGAATCAAATACTCACGATGCCGTCAAGTCGCTGAGGCGAAAAACTCCCGCGGACCAATCTGCGTGGTTCGTGGGGGACGGTTGGTGGCTGTCGACCTCCGAGCCGCTCGATGCCGCTGATTGA
- a CDS encoding LysR family transcriptional regulator, with product MREISLDRLRTLVAIVDRGSFAHAARALHLAPPTVSLHIAELENRIGAPLLSRKRGHVRPSAIGEMLVARARRLLADAEQALDDVHRQVDGLEGRVRLGASTGAIAHLLPQALEVLRQHHPAIDIQVAVLTSHETLSRLADGTLDVGLVALPQPPIAGLTIKPWRRDPVMAFVPAHWQCPARITPKWLAAQPLILNDSTTRLSRLTAGWFATGGHHPAPRIQLNYNDAIKSLVAAGYGAALLPHEATTPLPDRRIAMHALRPALWRRLGVAHRAGYVERSTQHVLGVLWDLRLA from the coding sequence ATGCGAGAGATCAGCCTGGACCGCTTGCGCACTCTGGTCGCCATTGTCGACCGTGGCTCATTCGCTCACGCGGCGCGTGCGCTGCACCTGGCGCCGCCAACGGTCAGCCTGCACATCGCTGAACTGGAAAACCGCATCGGGGCTCCGCTCCTGTCACGCAAGCGCGGACATGTTCGACCGTCGGCAATAGGCGAGATGTTGGTCGCGCGCGCGCGTCGACTGCTGGCCGACGCGGAACAGGCGCTGGACGACGTTCACCGCCAGGTAGACGGGCTCGAAGGGCGCGTGCGGCTCGGTGCGTCGACCGGCGCAATCGCGCACCTGTTGCCGCAAGCGCTCGAGGTGCTGCGTCAGCACCATCCGGCTATAGACATTCAAGTTGCAGTGCTCACATCGCATGAAACGCTGTCCCGACTAGCGGACGGAACGCTGGATGTCGGGCTGGTTGCTCTGCCTCAACCCCCGATTGCGGGGCTCACAATAAAGCCTTGGCGTCGCGACCCCGTCATGGCCTTCGTGCCGGCACATTGGCAATGTCCGGCTCGCATCACGCCCAAGTGGCTCGCGGCTCAGCCGCTCATTCTCAACGACTCCACCACGCGTCTCTCGCGTCTGACTGCGGGGTGGTTTGCGACCGGCGGTCACCACCCTGCGCCACGCATCCAGCTCAACTACAACGACGCAATCAAGAGCCTGGTCGCGGCGGGTTACGGGGCAGCGCTATTGCCTCATGAAGCCACTACGCCTTTGCCCGACCGGCGCATTGCCATGCATGCGCTGCGCCCTGCGTTGTGGCGTCGCCTCGGCGTTGCACATCGTGCGGGATACGTCGAACGTTCCACGCAACACGTACTCGGTGTGTTGTGGGATCTCCGATTGGCGTAG
- a CDS encoding substrate binding domain-containing protein yields MLESVRESMDGLRTAMDRVKDAAHENEGLIRISAGGAVGRRVLIPLLAAFSKIYPGVTFDLVLEDRATDVVADRIDLGFKAGNAPTAQVVSRRLFAVQLLVCAAPAYLKDHPTPTRIDDLSGHRCIGYRQPGTGHPMPWEFQVHSETISKAMPYAVCCSDPEAEMQAVLAGMGIGQIDSINATPFLVSGELVPLLVRYTSARMGLYLYYAQRADMPGRVRRFIDFTVERLQSSQTFSVPVPELHAMAKRQRTGN; encoded by the coding sequence TTGCTGGAATCCGTCCGCGAAAGCATGGATGGATTGCGCACCGCGATGGATCGGGTCAAGGACGCGGCGCACGAAAACGAAGGACTTATCCGCATCAGCGCGGGCGGTGCGGTAGGCCGCAGAGTCCTGATTCCCCTGCTTGCTGCATTCAGCAAGATCTACCCGGGCGTCACCTTTGATCTCGTACTTGAAGATCGCGCAACGGACGTGGTCGCCGACCGGATCGATCTTGGCTTCAAGGCCGGCAATGCGCCTACTGCGCAGGTTGTGTCGCGTCGCCTTTTCGCGGTTCAGTTGCTTGTTTGTGCTGCGCCTGCGTATCTCAAGGACCATCCGACGCCGACACGCATTGATGATCTGTCCGGTCATCGGTGTATCGGATACCGGCAGCCTGGCACGGGACACCCAATGCCATGGGAATTTCAGGTGCATTCGGAAACCATTTCGAAAGCGATGCCCTACGCCGTCTGCTGCAGCGACCCGGAAGCCGAGATGCAGGCCGTACTGGCAGGCATGGGTATTGGTCAGATCGACAGCATCAACGCGACGCCGTTTCTGGTTTCAGGCGAGCTTGTCCCCTTGCTGGTCCGCTACACGAGTGCGCGTATGGGCCTGTATCTCTACTACGCGCAGCGCGCCGATATGCCAGGCCGTGTACGTCGCTTCATCGACTTTACAGTCGAGCGGCTGCAAAGCAGTCAGACATTCAGCGTTCCTGTTCCCGAGTTACATGCAATGGCAAAGCGCCAGAGAACAGGAAACTGA
- a CDS encoding two-partner secretion domain-containing protein, whose translation MPVAHAAGPLPQNGSFVQGQGAISGGPGSLTINQSSSRGVIDWHSFSIGTGNTVTFDNGSGTTLNRVTGGSPSAILGNLKATGSVYLVNPQGILVGWTGVISTGGRFVASTLDLSDTAFMNGGTLVLAGSSNGQVVNLGKISSSGGDIFLIAHDAVVNGGSVSAPNGTAEYVVGKQVVLYESSSSRQVFVQISSKGTVVDRGITQAAQINLEAADGNIYALAGSGSRIRATGTAMRDGHIWLVADNGHVTQQGTIAATNVDGSGGTVDTLANTLALQSGAAVQAGLWNVSTPNFTVDSATAGAFMRSLNAGTSVDAIATGTNGASGDLTVGSNLEWQGPASLSLGAFRNVTIAPATTLKNTGSGNLSLRADAAGIDNAGSVANQGMVDWSSSTGFVRSFYDMNGSYSPGTILANSAWKAGPYSGLLTQLTAYKLVNSLGDLRSVASDLAGNYALGKDIDASATGDGSYVPLGDINTPFTGQFDGQSKTVSSLTLGRLVAGDPASDGPGAMGMFGVIGEKGVVRDLSVNGNGHLGPSVRAYVGLLAGANYGTVVRGSASGNLNIGDAGPAQPTNVDETTAGGLVGGNFGTILRSSSAVVATTGGMLGGLVGENVGAIIQSYSTGALTSLGYTNEGAGGLVGYNLGSITQSYSTSPTLLQGYCRGSAGTPCGGAGLVVVNEGTISQSFATGLVTQPFYQPIGIARTNLGTITNDVFWNKDTTAATVGTVYGTPIPASSGLTTAQMSTPASFVSYDFGPAGVWAMPGGATHLVLRWQTGQ comes from the coding sequence ATGCCGGTAGCCCACGCGGCCGGACCGCTGCCGCAGAATGGCAGCTTTGTCCAGGGCCAGGGCGCGATCAGCGGCGGCCCCGGTTCGCTCACGATCAACCAGTCCTCGTCCCGTGGCGTGATCGATTGGCACAGCTTCTCGATCGGCACAGGCAACACGGTCACCTTTGACAATGGCTCGGGCACGACACTCAATCGGGTGACCGGCGGCTCGCCTTCGGCAATTCTCGGGAATCTGAAGGCAACGGGCAGCGTGTATTTGGTCAACCCTCAAGGCATTCTGGTCGGTTGGACCGGCGTAATTAGCACGGGCGGTCGATTCGTGGCTTCAACACTCGATCTGTCCGATACCGCATTCATGAATGGCGGGACGCTCGTGCTCGCGGGGTCATCGAATGGGCAGGTGGTGAATCTCGGCAAGATCAGTTCCAGTGGCGGCGATATCTTTCTTATCGCGCACGATGCCGTAGTGAACGGAGGTTCGGTCAGCGCACCGAACGGCACGGCCGAATACGTCGTGGGAAAGCAAGTGGTGCTGTACGAGTCGTCGAGCAGCCGCCAGGTATTCGTGCAGATCAGCAGCAAAGGCACGGTAGTTGATCGCGGTATCACGCAGGCCGCGCAGATCAACCTCGAAGCAGCAGACGGCAATATCTATGCGCTTGCCGGGAGTGGCTCGCGTATCCGCGCGACTGGCACGGCGATGCGCGACGGCCACATCTGGCTGGTTGCCGACAATGGTCACGTCACGCAGCAGGGAACGATAGCGGCAACAAACGTCGATGGTAGCGGCGGCACCGTGGATACACTCGCCAACACGCTCGCTTTGCAAAGCGGCGCGGCAGTGCAAGCGGGACTTTGGAACGTATCGACGCCGAATTTCACCGTCGATAGCGCCACGGCCGGCGCTTTCATGCGCAGCCTGAACGCCGGAACGTCCGTCGATGCCATTGCGACCGGCACCAATGGCGCAAGCGGCGACCTGACCGTTGGTTCGAATCTGGAGTGGCAAGGGCCAGCGTCGTTATCGCTCGGGGCTTTTCGCAACGTGACAATTGCGCCGGCGACGACACTTAAAAACACCGGCAGCGGCAACCTGAGCTTGCGCGCGGACGCGGCGGGCATCGACAACGCCGGCAGCGTGGCCAACCAGGGCATGGTCGACTGGTCGAGCAGCACTGGTTTCGTAAGGTCGTTCTATGACATGAATGGCAGCTACAGCCCTGGCACCATCCTCGCCAACAGCGCGTGGAAAGCCGGTCCGTACAGCGGTTTGTTGACGCAGCTTACCGCCTACAAGCTTGTCAATTCACTTGGCGACCTGAGAAGTGTTGCCAGCGATCTGGCCGGCAACTACGCGTTGGGAAAGGATATCGACGCCAGTGCGACGGGCGACGGCTCCTACGTTCCGCTCGGCGACATCAACACGCCGTTTACCGGGCAATTCGATGGGCAAAGCAAGACGGTGAGTTCGCTGACCCTTGGGCGGCTGGTGGCTGGCGACCCGGCTAGCGACGGCCCGGGGGCAATGGGCATGTTCGGCGTCATTGGCGAGAAGGGGGTGGTGCGCGACCTGAGCGTGAACGGCAATGGCCATCTGGGTCCCTCTGTGAGGGCCTATGTCGGGCTGCTCGCGGGCGCCAACTACGGAACGGTCGTCCGCGGCAGCGCATCGGGCAACCTCAATATTGGCGACGCGGGACCTGCGCAACCGACGAACGTCGATGAAACGACTGCCGGCGGACTCGTGGGCGGCAATTTCGGCACCATCCTGCGCTCGTCGAGCGCGGTCGTCGCTACCACAGGCGGAATGCTCGGCGGTCTCGTCGGCGAAAACGTGGGCGCAATCATTCAGTCGTACTCCACTGGTGCACTAACGTCGTTGGGCTATACGAACGAAGGCGCAGGTGGCCTTGTCGGCTACAACCTGGGATCGATCACGCAGTCGTATTCGACAAGCCCTACCCTGCTTCAGGGCTACTGCCGCGGAAGCGCCGGCACGCCATGTGGCGGCGCGGGACTCGTCGTCGTCAACGAAGGGACCATCAGCCAGTCGTTTGCGACAGGCCTCGTCACCCAGCCGTTCTATCAGCCTATAGGAATCGCACGGACGAATCTCGGCACCATCACAAACGACGTATTCTGGAACAAAGACACGACGGCAGCTACGGTTGGCACCGTGTATGGCACGCCCATACCTGCATCCAGCGGGCTCACGACCGCTCAGATGAGCACGCCCGCATCATTTGTGTCTTATGACTTCGGTCCTGCAGGCGTATGGGCGATGCCTGGTGGAGCGACGCATCTGGTCCTGCGCTGGCAGACCGGCCAATGA
- a CDS encoding SDR family oxidoreductase: protein MNTISLVTGGSRGLGRSAALNIARKGGDVVLTYLGNREAADATVADIAALGRKAIALQLDTGKVADFTGFADRLRETLRTWQRDSFDHLVNNAGHGEVASIGETTEAQFDKLVDVHFKGVFFLTQTLLPLLADGGRIVNLSTGLTRVSAPGWSAYAAVKGAVEILTVYMARELGSRRIAVNVVAPGAIETDFFGGAVRDTPEFNKFFAGMTALGRVGVPDDVGPMIASLLDNDNRWVNAQRIEVSGGQGI from the coding sequence ATGAATACCATATCTCTCGTGACCGGCGGCAGCCGTGGTCTTGGCCGCAGTGCGGCGCTGAATATTGCCCGCAAAGGTGGTGATGTCGTCCTCACGTATCTCGGCAATCGCGAAGCGGCTGACGCCACCGTTGCAGACATCGCCGCGCTCGGTCGCAAAGCAATCGCCCTCCAGCTCGACACAGGAAAAGTCGCAGACTTCACAGGTTTCGCAGATCGACTTCGCGAAACACTGCGGACCTGGCAACGCGATAGCTTCGATCATCTGGTGAACAACGCGGGACATGGCGAGGTCGCATCAATCGGAGAAACCACCGAGGCGCAGTTCGATAAACTCGTCGACGTGCATTTCAAGGGCGTCTTTTTTCTCACTCAAACGCTTCTCCCATTGCTCGCGGACGGCGGCCGTATAGTGAACCTCTCGACGGGACTGACGCGAGTTTCGGCGCCCGGCTGGTCCGCCTACGCGGCTGTAAAGGGCGCGGTTGAAATCCTGACTGTCTACATGGCAAGAGAATTGGGCTCGCGCAGAATTGCCGTCAACGTAGTCGCTCCCGGTGCGATTGAAACTGATTTCTTCGGCGGTGCCGTGCGCGATACACCGGAGTTCAATAAGTTTTTCGCGGGCATGACCGCGCTCGGCCGCGTGGGCGTGCCGGATGACGTGGGACCGATGATTGCAAGCTTGCTCGACAACGACAACCGCTGGGTGAATGCACAGCGAATCGAAGTCTCGGGTGGCCAAGGCATCTGA
- a CDS encoding GMC family oxidoreductase: MIDTLILGGGSAGCVLAARLSEDTGRQVMLVEAGRDISAATMPAEVRSRYPGRAYLDADNLWKRLSARMSTPASPRRYEQARLLGGGSAINALMANRGAPADYDEWESLGASGWNWAACLPAFRKLETDTDFTGELHGTNGPVRIGRTERARISPFVRAVLKVLDRSGYPNRDDQNGPWEDGSFIGSIAVSEQGERIPASVCYLTDQVRQRPNLSIRTDTSVDRILFDGTRATGALLGSGEIIQARNVIVCAGAIHSPAMLLRSGIGPADDLRALGMKVIADRPGVGGNLMEHPSIAVSAFLKKSARTLFPEEHHEQAIVRFSSGLPDTVPGDMHGAILSRSGWHSIGYRLGTLFFWVNKSYSRGRVTLVSLDARDEPKVEFNMLSDARDLDRLKLAIRFGATALSDSAMTEWAGALFPSSYSPRVARVAVPGVWNALQRGALSVLLDVAGPWRARLIRTLVTQGVTLETLLGDDRAMTEFVTRSVGGTWHPSGTCRMGAPDNPHAVTGSCGLVYGVENLRVCDASLMPSIPCANTNIPTIMIAERIAEMIRSEPAQ; encoded by the coding sequence GTGATCGACACTCTGATACTTGGCGGCGGGTCGGCCGGCTGCGTGCTGGCCGCGCGTCTTTCCGAAGATACCGGCAGACAGGTGATGCTCGTCGAAGCCGGTCGTGATATATCCGCGGCGACCATGCCCGCCGAAGTGCGAAGCCGCTACCCGGGGCGCGCCTATCTCGACGCCGACAACCTCTGGAAGCGTCTTTCGGCGCGCATGAGCACGCCCGCTTCGCCTCGCCGATACGAACAGGCGCGACTCCTCGGCGGCGGTTCCGCGATCAACGCGTTGATGGCCAATCGCGGCGCACCTGCGGACTATGATGAATGGGAATCGCTCGGTGCCAGCGGATGGAACTGGGCGGCATGCCTGCCCGCTTTTCGCAAGCTCGAAACGGACACCGATTTCACGGGTGAACTACACGGTACAAATGGACCGGTCCGGATAGGGCGTACTGAGCGCGCCCGGATTTCGCCGTTCGTGCGCGCGGTGCTGAAGGTGCTGGACCGTTCGGGATACCCGAATCGCGACGATCAGAATGGCCCCTGGGAAGATGGCTCCTTCATCGGTTCGATTGCGGTCAGCGAGCAAGGCGAGCGCATTCCTGCATCAGTTTGCTACCTGACCGATCAAGTCCGCCAACGCCCGAATCTTTCAATCAGGACAGACACAAGCGTTGATCGCATTCTCTTTGACGGAACGCGCGCGACCGGCGCGCTGCTGGGTTCCGGCGAAATCATCCAGGCACGCAATGTAATCGTCTGCGCAGGCGCAATCCACAGCCCGGCGATGCTGCTGCGCAGTGGCATAGGCCCCGCGGACGACCTTCGCGCGCTGGGAATGAAAGTGATCGCGGACCGTCCGGGCGTCGGCGGCAACCTGATGGAACATCCGTCGATCGCCGTATCCGCGTTCCTCAAAAAGTCCGCGCGCACCCTGTTTCCGGAAGAACATCATGAACAGGCGATCGTACGGTTTTCCTCAGGATTACCCGACACGGTTCCCGGCGACATGCACGGCGCGATCCTGTCCCGCTCAGGCTGGCACTCGATCGGGTATCGACTGGGAACGCTGTTTTTCTGGGTCAACAAGTCGTACTCGCGCGGACGGGTGACACTGGTTTCATTGGATGCGCGGGATGAGCCCAAAGTCGAATTCAACATGCTGTCGGACGCGCGTGATCTTGACCGGCTCAAGCTCGCGATTCGCTTTGGCGCGACCGCACTGAGCGATTCTGCGATGACAGAGTGGGCCGGTGCGCTTTTTCCATCGAGTTATTCCCCCCGTGTGGCGAGGGTGGCAGTGCCCGGCGTATGGAACGCCTTGCAGCGCGGCGCATTGAGCGTGCTGCTGGATGTTGCGGGGCCCTGGCGCGCGAGGCTGATCAGGACGCTCGTCACGCAAGGCGTAACGCTTGAGACGCTGCTTGGAGACGACCGGGCAATGACAGAATTCGTCACGCGCTCGGTCGGTGGCACGTGGCATCCATCGGGTACGTGCCGGATGGGCGCGCCTGACAATCCACATGCCGTCACCGGCTCATGCGGCCTCGTCTATGGCGTCGAGAACCTGCGGGTCTGCGATGCGTCCCTCATGCCGTCCATTCCCTGCGCAAATACCAACATTCCGACCATCATGATTGCCGAGCGCATCGCGGAAATGATTCGCTCGGAACCGGCTCAATGA
- a CDS encoding ABC transporter substrate-binding protein — translation MKNLPLRPVALFLSIFLASSVPALAAGQITFVSQGGSYQEAQTKAILDPAAKLLGITVNQDSIPDAWPAVKAQGATGKPIWDVIDTPTANCLRGGREGLLEKLDFSKIPNAAAMPEQYRTPYSVAYEFYSTVIGYNKKSLKKVPQSWADFWNVKAFPGTRALRNDPQTVLEAALLADGVPRNKLYPLDVDRAFKKLDQIKPDITVWWTSGGQSAQLLHDGEVDMEMIWNGRASAVQKDNPDVAFTYNDGILQNTQLCILKNAPNLPTAIQFLNTAMSPDLQANLPLYIDYGPGNPAAFKTGKITAKRAAELPSSPENAAKQALMSEEWWASEPGIQAKARWLKFMQ, via the coding sequence ATGAAAAATCTGCCGCTACGCCCCGTCGCATTGTTTCTGTCGATATTTCTCGCCTCCAGCGTCCCGGCACTTGCCGCCGGTCAGATCACATTTGTCTCGCAGGGCGGCAGCTACCAGGAAGCGCAGACCAAGGCGATTCTCGACCCTGCCGCGAAGCTGCTCGGCATCACAGTGAACCAGGACAGCATCCCCGACGCATGGCCGGCGGTCAAAGCCCAGGGCGCAACCGGCAAGCCGATCTGGGACGTGATCGATACCCCCACCGCGAACTGTCTGCGCGGCGGCCGAGAAGGTCTTCTGGAGAAGCTCGACTTCTCGAAGATCCCGAACGCCGCTGCCATGCCCGAGCAATACCGCACGCCCTATTCTGTTGCCTACGAGTTTTATTCGACGGTGATCGGCTACAACAAGAAGTCACTGAAGAAGGTCCCGCAGAGCTGGGCGGATTTCTGGAATGTGAAGGCGTTCCCCGGCACGCGCGCATTGCGCAATGATCCGCAAACCGTTCTCGAGGCGGCACTGCTCGCCGACGGCGTCCCGCGCAACAAGCTTTATCCGCTCGACGTGGACCGCGCGTTCAAGAAGCTCGATCAGATCAAGCCGGACATAACGGTCTGGTGGACGTCCGGCGGCCAGTCGGCGCAGTTGCTGCACGACGGCGAAGTCGATATGGAAATGATCTGGAACGGTCGCGCAAGCGCCGTGCAAAAGGACAATCCCGATGTCGCCTTCACGTATAACGACGGCATCCTGCAGAACACGCAGTTGTGCATCCTCAAGAACGCGCCGAATTTGCCGACCGCGATCCAGTTTTTGAACACCGCCATGTCCCCGGACCTGCAGGCCAACCTGCCCTTGTATATCGACTATGGTCCGGGCAATCCGGCTGCGTTCAAGACCGGCAAGATCACCGCGAAGCGTGCGGCCGAACTGCCCAGCTCGCCCGAGAACGCAGCGAAGCAGGCGCTGATGTCGGAAGAATGGTGGGCCTCGGAGCCGGGCATCCAGGCGAAGGCGCGCTGGCTGAAATTCATGCAATGA
- a CDS encoding cupin domain-containing protein: MTDTNIPLANSKVLYETLLTEEDYSVSRTTVRAGGETQWHFHTTVRDRFVVVRGVLTVEKKLGDLIDRTQVFDHHTVEPGVMHHVRNETADDVVYIMIQSGGARDIVLAQT, encoded by the coding sequence ATGACAGATACAAACATCCCGCTCGCAAACAGCAAGGTTCTCTACGAAACCTTGCTGACAGAGGAAGACTACAGCGTCTCCAGGACCACGGTCCGCGCCGGCGGCGAAACGCAATGGCACTTCCATACGACCGTGCGTGACCGCTTTGTCGTCGTTCGAGGCGTGTTGACCGTCGAGAAGAAGCTCGGCGATCTGATCGACAGAACCCAAGTCTTCGATCATCACACGGTCGAACCGGGTGTCATGCATCACGTCAGGAATGAGACGGCCGACGACGTGGTGTACATCATGATTCAGTCCGGAGGCGCCCGCGACATCGTGCTCGCTCAAACGTGA
- a CDS encoding LysR substrate-binding domain-containing protein, with the protein MRSGVKTVEQLSNEIWLTSETRPGDWEAWVEAAGCPTLRANRTLRFDHFFVTLQAVSDALGFGIGPFPTLEADCASGRLQTPFPELRSLGSTYYALISHDADKPIHMRAFIDWLQSVSADIETSPGS; encoded by the coding sequence TTGCGATCAGGCGTCAAGACCGTTGAACAATTGAGCAATGAAATCTGGTTGACAAGCGAAACCCGTCCGGGCGACTGGGAAGCATGGGTCGAAGCCGCGGGATGCCCCACGCTTCGAGCCAATCGCACGTTAAGGTTCGATCATTTTTTTGTGACGCTGCAAGCCGTGTCCGACGCATTAGGTTTCGGCATCGGACCATTTCCAACGCTCGAGGCCGATTGTGCAAGCGGCCGGCTGCAGACGCCGTTTCCTGAACTGCGGTCGTTAGGGTCTACTTACTACGCGTTGATCTCGCATGACGCTGACAAACCGATTCATATGCGGGCGTTCATCGACTGGCTGCAATCAGTTAGTGCGGACATCGAAACATCACCTGGTTCTTAA
- the argC gene encoding N-acetyl-gamma-glutamyl-phosphate reductase yields the protein MSSPLVFIDGDQGTTGLQIHERLRDRSDLKLFTLPAAQRKDPKRRAEAINACDIAILCLPDAAAREAVDAIVNPAVRVIDASSAHRTQPGWTYGFPEMTAGQAERIANARRVTNPGCYPTGAIGLLRPLLQAGLIPDSYPVCIHAVSGYSGRGRAGVEEHEGPGAVNAPSYQVYGLELAHKHPPEIQQHAGLAQRPIFVPAYGAFRQGIVLTVPLDVRLLAPDVDGATLHACLTRHYCGATHVHVLPLQESSALKHLDPQMLNGTDDMRLSVFSNTAHGHVLLSAVFDNLGKGASGAAVQNLNLMLTQQ from the coding sequence ATGAGCTCTCCCCTCGTTTTCATCGACGGCGACCAAGGCACCACCGGATTGCAGATCCACGAACGGCTTCGCGATCGAAGCGACCTGAAGCTATTTACGCTTCCCGCTGCGCAACGCAAGGATCCGAAGCGTCGCGCCGAAGCCATCAACGCCTGCGACATCGCTATCCTCTGCCTGCCCGATGCCGCCGCGCGCGAGGCGGTGGACGCCATTGTCAATCCCGCCGTCAGAGTTATCGACGCAAGTTCCGCCCACCGCACACAACCGGGCTGGACATACGGATTTCCGGAGATGACTGCGGGACAGGCGGAACGCATTGCAAACGCACGCCGGGTCACCAACCCAGGTTGCTATCCGACCGGTGCGATTGGCCTGCTGCGTCCCCTGCTGCAGGCCGGGCTCATACCAGACAGCTATCCGGTCTGCATTCACGCGGTGTCCGGCTACTCGGGACGTGGACGCGCCGGCGTGGAGGAGCACGAGGGGCCGGGCGCCGTCAACGCGCCTTCTTACCAGGTCTATGGGTTGGAACTCGCGCATAAGCACCCCCCGGAGATCCAGCAGCACGCCGGACTCGCGCAGCGTCCGATCTTCGTCCCTGCGTATGGTGCGTTCCGGCAGGGCATCGTGCTGACGGTGCCCCTGGATGTACGGCTGCTGGCACCCGACGTAGACGGCGCCACATTACACGCGTGCCTCACACGCCACTATTGCGGGGCGACGCACGTGCATGTCTTGCCGCTGCAGGAATCAAGCGCCTTGAAGCACCTGGATCCGCAAATGCTGAACGGTACGGACGACATGCGCTTGAGCGTATTTTCCAACACGGCGCACGGGCATGTGCTGCTATCCGCGGTTTTCGATAATCTCGGCAAAGGTGCCTCCGGCGCTGCGGTTCAGAACCTGAACCTGATGCTCACGCAGCAATAG